One window of Vanessa cardui chromosome 5, ilVanCard2.1, whole genome shotgun sequence genomic DNA carries:
- the LOC124529737 gene encoding coiled-coil domain-containing protein 137, with product MGRKIPAKKHRGVKDPLVQQARRLQSLKGKINAPPKDPDEQPIPKSVTQLFAFQNKEHNKKKKSKKITLKDDGRVSKAGKNPIARLKKLPGESGRDFSLRINSTMRALHDPMEQLDYPQDVEAEDMKGERMAALRERRQRKHKAAMKKDPSLKEEPKLTRTQKLTLKKQAKKLKIAEETARPDVQYERVQFGELAHAPPALSAPRRAPPPDRAGRRDLLLTSMLAGAGGTGGAGGAAGAAELARRERMRVDVVAAYRELKKQRRLEDAAGRKARRPARPAPT from the exons tcTTAAGGGTAAAATAAATGCTCCGCCGAAGGATCCAGATGAACAACCTATCCCAAAATCTGTAACGCAGCTCTTTGCCTTTCAAAATAAAGAAcataataaaaagaagaaaagcaAGAAAATTACATTGAAAG aTGATGGGAGAGTCTCCAAAGCTGGTAAAAATCCCATAGCCCGTTTGAAGAAACTACCAGGAGAGTCTGGCCGTGACTTCTCCTTACGTATCAATAGCACTATGAGAGCCCTGCATGATCCCATGGAACAACTTGATTATCCA CAAGATGTGGAAGCAGAGGATATGAAGGGAGAACGTATGGCGGCGCTACGTGAACGGCGACAACGTAAACACAAAGCTGCCATGAAGAAGGATCCCTCTCTGAAAGAAGAGCCAAAGCTGACCCGTACTCAGAAACTTACTTTAAAGAAACAAgccaagaaattaaaaattgctGAG GAGACGGCGCGTCCGGACGTGCAATACGAGCGCGTGCAGTTCGGCGAACTTGCGCACGCGCCGCCCGCGCTcagcgcgccgcgccgcgcgccgccgcccgacCGG GCGGGGCGGCGGGATCTGCTGCTGACGTCGATGCTGGCGGGCGCGGGGGGCACGGGGGGCGCGGGGGgtgcggcgggcgcggcggagCTGGCGCGGCGCGAGCGCATGCGCGTGGACGTGGTGGCGGCCTACCGCGAGCTCAAGAAGCAGCGCCGCCTCGAGGACGCCGCCGGCCGCAAGGCGCGCCGCCCCGCCCGCCCCGCGCCCACGTGA